In the genome of Carassius auratus strain Wakin unplaced genomic scaffold, ASM336829v1 scaf_tig00032568, whole genome shotgun sequence, the window CATTTTCTAAAAAATGTTCAAATTTGTATATCATTAAATAAGAATATCCCCTCTTTTTAGCTCCTTTGCTACACTTATGTCCACCACAACAGTATATCAAAAGGTACAATCTGTTTTCATTGTGAAGCTGGTTAGATTTCATAGGGTTccagtgtgttttgtttttccccttttgctGGTGTTTAGTACATGTCCGCACTAGGCCACATAGGCTTGTGAAAGTCGCTCCTTGACTTGGTGATAGGGAAAATAATTACCATACattcaaaaattaaaaagcaCATTGTGGCTTacattgtgcttttgtcataTTTGGGTCATAATGAACAGTACAGAAGAATAGTGTAAACAGACCATCACAAACAAGCAGTACAAATGTTCAGCACCACATCTCTGTAGGAAAGTTTAACATGATTGTGTCAGCACATGTTAAGCACTTATATGATGTTGTAATTAGAGCAGTAAATTGTACAAAAGTCTTATTGATaggatacccccccccccccccattattatTGTCAATGAAGATTCAAGAGTTAAGAAATTGAATCATACTTTTGTGCAGCTGTGAGGAATGTaccaaattaattacatttgtcCAATATGTATGAGCAGATTTTGATTAAGACCTGTTTGCTTGTACAGTTTGTGGTGTATGTGTTGTGCTTGTCTGTGTATGTCCAGTCAACATTCATAATCTTTTGAGTGTCTTTGTCACTCAGCCATGTGCTGTTTTCAGTTTAAAGTCAAACAGAAATCCTCGAAAGCAGATGCTTGACCTCAGAGGAGTGATAATGTCTATTGAGAAGCAATACAACGTGACATTCATTAATCAAGAAAATCCACACACTTAAAAGTACCGCCACCTGTGAACAATTACTTGACTTTTTAATTcgcattttttacaatttgtctTCCGAAAAACCTAAAAAACCTAAAAAtctacatttacttgagaaacaacaagacttaaaataatgtttattttaaatgggcatgagtataataaatgtaaaaacaatagaTAAGTTATCTGTGAAAAGTTTTAACTAgtgttgcttctcaagtaaattcaTCTTGTTTCAGGGACTTTAAGAAATTTTAACTTCAAGTACTCGTTACAAAATAATTTGTTGAAATTAATAGAAGCAGTAGTTGCTAGACGTTGCTCAGCCATATTAGTAATGTAGACAGATGACCCTTTAAACTGTTTTTGATCATTTCTATTTGATAATTCGGTAAAATAGATTCTCTTCCTGTTGTCCTTCCTTACCATCCTTTCAGACTGTGGTAACAGACAGAAGAGGATTATACACCTTTGTCCCATCTGGAGAGCGAGATCCATGTGCAAGTAGCTCTTGGATGGTGATCCAGTTGTCCAGTATGCGTCGGTTGCGTTTCTTGGAGCTCTTTTTCTGACTGAGCTCCAGGATTGAGGCTGGGTTCTGTCCGGACTCCGACTGGCTCTCCTTACCCATATCCAGACCGTGTTCTCGCATATATTCCAAGCGACTTTGCATCATAAACTCTCTGCGTCTGCGCTGCTCGCGGGCTCTCAGCAGATGTTGCTTACGCTCTTCTTTGCTCCAATAGCGACCCATCTTCATTTCGCTCACTGTGTCGTCATCAGTTGTCATTCCGCTACGCTCCTCACGGATCTTCATAGCTCGGGCTTTCAAGAGCCGGTCTCGGACAGGACGTTTGGCCACATAGCGGGTCCCATCGCTTCTTATCTTCACCTTCCACTCCATGCGTGGTGATGCAGGGGGAAGTGGCAAAGGTAAGGCCAAAGATAGCTTCACTGGGCTGGGGTGAGGCAATGACCCAAAGGTGATATTCCCATGACCCTCACCATCACTGCCGCCCACTGGTGCCTCACTTTCTCCTTCCACAGCTCTATCCAAGGGTCCGGAACTCTCAGAAAGTGAGGACCCCAGATGCATGCAACTCTGGTAGCGTTCTGGAGTGAAGCAGTTAGAATGACGGCGTCGAGTGAAGTAAGGACTTGACTCCGCGCTACGACCTCCATTCCTGTTATGGCCACTCACCCTAGAATCCTGTGTCACTCCTTCAGGCATGCGACGGACAGTTCCTTCTCGTGTGAGTGAGCAGAATTTCTGGTTCATAGGGCTGTTAGTCTGAAACTTCTTGTAGCTGCTTGGCGAATATGAACCGTTGAGACTTGCTCGTCCTCTTTCACTCCAGGTTGGTCGGTCCCTGTGTCTGCTTGGCAGAGGACTTGTGGACTCATCGATTTGAGAAACTGGAAGTCGATGCTCGCTCACCATAGGTGTGCTCCTGCAGCTCTCTCCCCCGGTGTTGTAAGCACTGGTGCTGTCCTTGTCCGAACGCTCCTTCTCTGGAAGTTCGTTGATGTCAGATAGCTCATGCAATGGAGACCCCTGAGGTTCTGCAGACGCCCGGCCAGATGTTTCTTCCTCCATCAGCCAGGCTTTTAAACAGCGTTCTCTTAATTGCTGCATCTTCTGTGCTCGTAGAATATTCCGGCACTTGAACTCAAGGTGCCTCATTTCCTCTTCCAGAAGCGCCATCTCATGTGGAGTCAGGTTCTCATTACTGTTCTCATCCAGAGTCTCCTCCCTATTCTCAGATTCCTCTTGTGTCTCTCCTTCTTTCTGCTCCTCTTTTTGAACCTGCTGCACTTTCTTCATCCTCTTCTCATAGCGACACTTGATTTCCAGAAGCTGCCTGTACCTATCGCATTCCTCTTCTGTCAGGCCCGGCATTATCATCCCACTGACGGGATCGTGAAGGTACCCACCACTTATGCTTCCACAGTTCAGTGAGTCTGTGCTAAGGTGAAGCTCTCGGAGAGGGAACAGTGGCGATGGCGTGTCGCTCCCTCCTCCTCCGCTCCTGCCTGGTCTAAACTTGCGCAAGCTGCCAGGTGTGTTAGTGGCATTTGTGTTGGAGGTGCTGGTCTGCTCATCACCCAGTAAGATGTCATGCTCAGAGGATTCTTCGTTCTTTGTGCTCTCATCTGTTCGGCCCACACCACTGTCGAGCTCTTGACTGTTGCTGAGGGCTGCTAAGCTGAGCATGGGTGTCTCTGGATGTAGGGTTTCCTCAGGAATGCCTGCTTGGGGTCTCTGTTGGCGGAAATGGTAAAGGCCGGACAGATGGGAAGTATTAAGGCTGTCCACACTCATCCCTACAGGTAACTCACAGTCAATCTCCTCTGGGTCCAAATGAGTGTCCGTCTAGGTGAAAGGCATAAAGGAAGGGAAGATAAAAAGTAAGAGGGAATAGTTAAGAGGCTGAATATCACCAGGATTgccttaaaattaaaaacatgcagtAATGCACTTCAACACTAGATGGCAATATAAACTTTTGTTTGCAACATGTTCAGATGTAAAGCAAGAATTATGAGGCCTATTATTGTTGAACTGCAATGTGGTCTTGTATTTTCAAGACCACATTGAATGTatctatccaccttatttttccagAATGAGCATTTGTTAATTTAATGTGTCTGTCATCCGCTTATAACCATTTTTATCTGTagaaaacagcttgttttgctgcttgatattgcaaactggtgtttcttaccatattatttcaatgtattatctttaatatgaaaacactgGTTGGTTGCACAAACAGTTTTACTCTTCACTGCAGTTTTTATCTTGTTATTTTCCTACAGCAGCTAATGAATCAGAAGTCTTTCAAAAAAACGGCTTACTTCCACATTAAAAAATAGAGGTGGATAGCTGGCATTTTGAACAATGTATTATGATATATTTATCACATTGAATGTACAGTGAATTGAACGTATagatagtaaataaatatttcataatttctttaccaattaaagaataaaactatTTTCTTGTGAGATACTTTATAAGTGGCACTACTACTCTGActgtttttgtgttcattttaatttgtgaCAATTGTTATGACTTGCTACGAAtcaagattttttgatgaatacatATTTACTGAAGCACTGATTTCTTTATCCTAATTAATCTTTGTCTGTATAGATGGAAGCCAATAATCAATTGCAATTATCACTTGATTATATATCAGAGTTTCATAACACCGGTTGTTTTAATGGTCTGCCCGTGACATTTCTTGAGCATATCTGTCTCTCTTTCATTCCTCTTGATTTAGTCAGCTTGTAAGTCAACAATCCCTTGCTGTTTCTCTAtcactgtctctctttctctctcaatctCTTCCTCTTCTGGTCTGACAGCTCCACTTGTTTCTGGTCTTCAGTTCATCATTAATCATTCTGTGTTGCTGGGAGGGTGACTGCGGATGAGAATGAGAGGTACAAAATGGCCCCTTTTTTGTTCTGATCTTGTTAGTGCTGCGCGTTGGCTGAAATGAGCTCCCTGTTTTATTCATTAGCTGACGGCTGTGCTCATGATAGATGATTTTTGCAGGCTGCACACAATAACCAACAGCCATTTTTTCAATATCACCACTGGCTCCCCAGAAATTGCTGAAAAATTGACACGGTTACAAAGTCAGTAATTCAGAGTACCATATATATAGCTCTGAAATAGGTGCAGTTCATATTTGTGTGGTGCAAGAGGTAAAATGCTGTTAAAtctgtattaaataaaacaatacatttgctTGTGCAGACAACTTTGAGATTCAGATGAATTGCTTCTGCTGGTGTTATCAATGGTGTTGAGCTactaaacaataatattaatgcacaattaaaattCCAGCGCTGGTTTAGGgtttacatttataattgtaCAAAATGCAAATTGTTAATTTACCCAGAGCATAAATGTGCATGTGCACAACCTCTTGGCTTAGTTTATGTCCTTGGAAACTGCTTACTGTGGAAAAAAGCATAACATCCTTCCTTACTATAGTGTACCTCTCCATTTGCCCTCTCTCTTATGCCTTCCATCAATTCCTTCAATTACTTCTCCTCTGTGCATGTCTGTCTAATGGAGCACTTTTCTCCCCATTCTGTAAGCAGCTTTGTTCCCTCTCACTCTTCATCTCCTTGTGGAACAGTGTTAATGGAACTGCCACAAATCCTTGACACCCATCACTGAGAGCGATCACATGATTGAGACATTGAGTGATGTGAGACTTCTGTTTCCCTTCGTTCAGCAAAATAAGTCATTAATTTTAGGATATGCTGTCGCTGGGGACTGAGTGGGTCCATTAAACTTTGCATGTGCCTCAAATAGCctatttttgtgtgtatgtgtgcaccaTTTAATTGTTCATAGGATGTGAGATTAGGGGGGATGATTTAATGGTTTATTGTGTTTATCTTAGTGTCTGATTTTCTAAAAGGTTTCtcctaaaaaatacaaaatatggtGTTATGAGAAGCAATTTGCTCCATTTTATCATATTACTGTATAGGTCAAATTATTGATATGTAAAAGACTTTTCGTTCTATTTTGTTTGCATATAATctcataaatgtatgtatttttcctCTTTATTCTAACGggtttctttctctttcacatccatgttatatttatttacctCTATCTCTGGTCTTGCCAGCAGTAATGAGAAGTTGGTGCTGTCCTCACGGGTCAGGATGGCCACCGCTTCCTCACGGTTCTGCACTTCCATCCCATTTATCTAATGTGGGAGAGACAGAGACTTCATTCACAGCCATGTCCAAACACTAAAGGTCAGCTCTTTTCCCAAAACAACATAACATCAAAACTTCAGCAAAAGAGTGGTTATGTTTCGAATGAGTCCTTGGTGTTAGAGTCACatcaaaaaaacagaagaaattaACCTTTTGAGACAAAGGCAACATGACGCACTGTCTTTGCCGTTCTGTAATTATTCTCTAGAGTAATTGTGTGGGCTGTGTTAAAAGTAACACCGATTATCTGTTTATAGACTGATTGTCTCTAGAAACGCTTGACCTCCCAGATGAGTATAATGACATGATGATGTCAGTTCATCAGTGGTTGTTGTTGATGTCATTTGATTCTAGCAGCACATCTGAGCAAAAAACATACCTGTAATATCCTGTCCCCCTTCCTGATTCTTCCATCTTTTGCTGCTATGCTGTTCGGATTCACCTAAGAATATTCACTGCTTAAATATTAACTCGATAACTTGAATAACTCTGAATACTTAGAATGAGGTTGTGTTTAGCAGTAAAATAGCATTCAGCCTCATGTGGTCACTCACTTCCCCAATGTAGATGCCTTGGTCTTCCTCATCGTCTGTCCGGTAACAGACTGTTAGCCCCAGTTTATCCTGCTGACTCGACTTATACAACTCCACCTCCTGacaaagacagagaggaagagcTGTTTATAGGGCAGAGATTAAACCCCTCGACTTTAAAGATGCACTGGGATAGAAAACCAGCTTGAGCAAATTGATGAGGTATTATAGGTTGGGGTAATGTGTAAGGGTTACTGGTCTTCTGTTAACCCATGTAATCCCATTTTTTCCCCTTAGagtgaatgtgttttatttatatattgtattatttattttattatattattgaatcaaccaatctgtatttaaaatgattttataattttgtaattaattattactatttttatttattttcttttcttttttttttttttttgtagatagtTACAATTATTATGGACTCCTCTGGGTATTTATACCACCCAgggtttaaaaagatttaatttgttaaaaatattggTTACTCGTTCATGGTTGAATGTAAAAGGCTATTCCGATTTTTTGATTTCCCACCTCATATTCTAGTTCTTCTCGTTGATCCACCTCATGGTTGGCAACATTGAAGTAGTCATTTGGATCACTATGTTCTTGCCCCAGAGAACCACTGTGAAAAGACATGTGTTTCTTCAGCAGGTTTTCAGCATTTGTCtatcccacagacacacacagatagtAATGAGAACTGATCAAGAGGCAGAGGACAGTGAAGACGCTCACAGTTCATTCAGCAGGTATGGCTCCACCAGCTGTGCGAGGGACGGGGAGGGTGGGGGCATGGGTGATCCACTGCTCGGGTAAGACCCTCTGTCCCCATTCAGGAAGTTCTGGAAGCTGATGTCGGTCTGGGTGCCGTTGTCCACACAGTCTGTGATAGCCATGAGCCGAGCCGTGCCAGCAGCTGTACCCAATCTCCTCCTGTGTCCCTTACATACCACCTGAAGTAGGAGGGGGTCATGAGGTTCCCCATCTTTGTCCTTGGACAGGTGAGATGTCCTTCTGCCTTTGAGCTGCAGACAGTGAAAATAATTCCATTGCATGCCCATTTAAAAAAGAATGTACTTATTGGTTGTTATTGGTTGCACTTCTAAAAGTGCTGAAGCAGCACTATAGAGAGAATGAAGTGGAGAAAGAGGGAGACAGGGATAAGAAAaatgagagaaggagagagagagaagataaatgcataaataagcaAAACTCAAGGAAGGATGTAGTTTTGCTCCTCCTTGGTGAGAAGTAACATTGCAAAGCAGCAAAAATGGCTATTGCAAGACAAGCAAGAGCTCTCCATCATACAATCacgaaaaaagaaacagaaagacaagaaactgcaaatatataaaatactgattTTATAGAAGATTCTGCTGCTTTATCATTCAGAAGTCGGGGATCtgtctgatttttttattattaatttatagttTCTTCTGTttacaaaagctgcatttatttaattaaacataaagtaaaaaaataaataaaaaaaaacataataactgatttttttgcagccattatttcagtcttctgtgtcacataatccttcagaaatcattctaatatgctgatttgtttttaattacttttgaacagtaaggTATAGATATGTGATAAGACAAACTTCAGTCTAAGTGGAATATGTCCTACCTTTACTTCTGCATCAATGGGACGCAGATTGTTTCCCTTCTGTGGAGAAAAACAGAGCAGAACCAGATTAAAAAGGGTTAACATGGGTAGCTTTGAACAGAAATAATAACAGCTGTGTGCTGCAGCGTTATATTGATTGCTAGTTCATTTTGATTAAGGGTGATATTAATCTTTATAACAGTTAATGTTTTAGCAGGCTCTTTTTATTGCACATCATTGCTTCTTGAGTACTATGACGAAGCTACAGAACCtcaaaaatagtttaatttatgTATACAATGTATTTGGTACAATCTTTTGTTTCCAATTTCTCacgtaatttaaatttttttttacatgccacTCAGCATGTGTCAGGTATTTGTTACAGACAAAATGTTCTAGATATAGATTGTAATGGAGCTGCAATCATGGTTATGACCCAAAAAAATGTCAGCACAATTACCCCAAATTATAATGATCTATGATCTATAACTATAAATCAATCCAAAATCTATTAGACACACCAGAATAGGAATATAggtaaattactgaaatattttgtCCCATGTCTTCAAAATCAGTGACTTATGGAATTATAACGTACTACGTGTGCTGTTGTGGATGCTGTTTAATGACTTCCAAACTATTGGTTTATTAATTGTTGTTATGACGGACAGACATCTGACAGTGCAGATTTGAATTTGTGCATTGGGACAGTTCATTCAATGACGGGCCTTACGAAGGGACAGATGAGATGTGTTTTAACCCTTAAGAATCAATACAAGGTTAATACTATACTGCAAGTACTTTTGACAACCCCTCCTATCCCCCTCCTGTCCCTCTGTTTCTTTAATCCTTCTCAAAGCAGTCAAGCTACAAATAGTTGACCCATAGAGACCAGGTCTCACCTCAATCCTTACGCTGTTTGACTGAAAGTCTTTCAATGTCTAAAAGAGGTGAAACCTCTTTAATTTTCATTGTGTTTGGCTTATTATTGATCCTGTCAGTGGCTTTGATTACAAATGGTCTGTTTGCACACGGGATTCAGTGTTGATGGAGCAAAAGTGATATTGGCAAACATGGACTtctcaagcagaaaaaaaattctatatgtTCCCTGACTCATATAGAAAATGCTTGTTATTGTATGATTCTATCAATGTATTAGTATTTATGATTTGTATACATGAGATCATAGAGAAATTACAAGCAGTTCTACATCGGAAAGCAGTGTGTTGGAAATTTCCAAACATTTGTTTTCGTGTTTTAGAGAAACAACAGAGTGTGTCGAATTGACTGTGATGGAATTTCTTCTGCATGATTAAGTTGCCTACAGAACTCAGTGGGTGATTGTGCTTATCAGTTCAATACCAGGAGACAGCAATTGTATCACTTTAACTCCTGATACACTTCTATTGACCTTCATCCTGTACATTTGCCCCAGCGGAATAATTGCATTGCTAATGAAGGAGCTTCTGAAGGCGCTCACAGATACCTCAATTCACATCCACACCCCAACAATCCCTATCATCTCACCGTGGGACGCCTACTTTAACTCAGAGTCTGTGATCTACCAAACATGCCGCATTGATTATGCCACTGTCAAAGACATGCAGCTGGAAGCATTAAAAAAgtccattttgttttgttgtttttttagtaaaAGGAAATGTTTAACCTTCAGAAATTGTCAATCTAGTTAGTATGGGAACACattcagttgtttttttctttttttgattgtttattaGCTTTAAAAGTATTGTTCATTTTTTGTTTGATATGCAATGCAGTTATCAAACACAAGTCACATTGTAAAAGAAGTAGAAACAAGTATTGTCAAGTTGACAAGTAATAGTTTCCATTTGCAAACAAAtacctttttattgttttttgttcctTATAGGTTAGACATTTTATCTGCTTATTGCATCTGTAACTGCTTTAATGCATCTACTTTGCCACATCTGAGTATTAACTCTGGTGCGTATCAGTGTGGCAGTATGAGCTTTTTATTGGAGTGACAGGTTATTTGTTGTTGCATTTCCACCAACGGCCTGCTAATTAtaaaacagaaacagagggcTGTTTCCCACTAGATTCCCCTCCCAataactattctttttttttccgactttcattttgaaatgagCTTGCTTCTCTCAATCATCTTGACCCAGTTAAACAAAGTGTTAGAAATGCTAAACGTCTTCTCAAAGGTTCTAAGCACTGCAGTAAACTAGGTCAACTCAGTTTGAGGTTCTAAATTGTGCCTTTTACATTGTTCCCAAACCCTATTCTTGTCCTCTCTCCCTCTATCCGTCACCTTCCCCTCAGGATTTCGTCTTGCTTTTGATTAGAGTCTAGAGGAgggaaactctctctctctctctctctcactctccgcTCTGGATTGAACCTTAACCTCCATTAATCCTGAGTCCTGAGCAGTGATATATGTATGTTCAGGACAGGGCAATAACAATTTTTGCTCCTACCACTGCTCCCAATCAAGGCAGGTCAAGGGTCATGCTAGAATCCAGAGAAGAATTTAACTAAAGGTTACTTGTGCCCAAAATGTCAGTCTGGGTTAGttttactttcttcttttttcccccaTTCCTGGAGCAGGTGAAGGGTGGACCATTTTATCTTTTTTCCTTTCATGTCACTGTGTGTTTGGAGAGACCTCCTGCAGTGTAGAGGGCACAcgagtagattttgtttatttacatcagtgttttttttctcaagcGACTGATTTAGTGCGCTCACCTATGTGTGTGCGCGTCTTCGTCGTCATTATTGCATCTACGTGCGTTGCAGTGAGAAAGCATATAAGTCTTGCTTAATGACCTTAGTTGCCTTGGCAACGGCATCCCATAGAGACAAATTTGACAGGGTATGTTAGGTAGCGGCAGGAAGACTGAGAGCGCGAGAGGGAAACTCATCAGACATGTCGTGGGGTGGGGTTAGGCAGGATTACAAAAGGCAAAGCATCTGCTAAAAGGCTCATTTTGAGAGACTCAACATGCATAGAATTTTTGCTGCATTTAAACCTTATCATAAGACTAAAGCTTGGAAGCAATTAGCAGGGATGAGCGTTGCACTGCCAAATGAATATGATGGCGTTCACGGATAGCGATTCCATGTGCTCAGATATTCCAGCAGAGCCGGCTAATGTTGTCTGGTGTGAATGGTATTATTCATGCCTGCAGCAGCTTGTCCTGAGTCCAATGAAGCCTGTCAGGATGTGTCTGCTCTTCATTATCGTGTGCCCAGCCACAGAGCAGAAGAAAGAGCAAATGCCACTTACTCAGATATATACAGAGCATGACACTGATGAAAGACTGGGTGAGAATGTACAGTGTCACTATGAGAAGTGCTTTAGAGTAGGCAACAAGAGGTGTATTTTATTGGGGTTTTTATCTTACAGTGCCACTTAAACCTTGGCAGCttgttgcttttataaaacatagTGACAGCATTACTATGATAAAAGACATTCAGTCAAGAAAATGACTGGTGTTTTGGTGGTTACCAACCaggtgattgttttttttttttaaagcccacCAATAAGTCCCCACAATATTGCAGTCCCTTGAAATGGCTCAGGTCCCTCCTTCAAGCCTGAGGGAGTTTTCACCAGTTTCATTGACGGCAGGCAGAAAATCATAAATCCAATGGCTTACCTACTGTTCAAAATTCAGGAttcagtatgattttttaaattttgtattaatgcattaaatttacaaaagtgacagtaaatacactgTTAAGgattaatta includes:
- the LOC113080913 gene encoding PDZ domain-containing protein 4-like, whose translation is MGCNMCVVNRPEEQYRIMFQKGNNLRPIDAEVKLKGRRTSHLSKDKDGEPHDPLLLQVVCKGHRRRLGTAAGTARLMAITDCVDNGTQTDISFQNFLNGDRGSYPSSGSPMPPPSPSLAQLVEPYLLNELGSLGQEHSDPNDYFNVANHEVDQREELEYEEVELYKSSQQDKLGLTVCYRTDDEEDQGIYIGEVNPNSIAAKDGRIRKGDRILQINGMEVQNREEAVAILTREDSTNFSLLLARPEIETDTHLDPEEIDCELPVGMSVDSLNTSHLSGLYHFRQQRPQAGIPEETLHPETPMLSLAALSNSQELDSGVGRTDESTKNEESSEHDILLGDEQTSTSNTNATNTPGSLRKFRPGRSGGGGSDTPSPLFPLRELHLSTDSLNCGSISGGYLHDPVSGMIMPGLTEEECDRYRQLLEIKCRYEKRMKKVQQVQKEEQKEGETQEESENREETLDENSNENLTPHEMALLEEEMRHLEFKCRNILRAQKMQQLRERCLKAWLMEEETSGRASAEPQGSPLHELSDINELPEKERSDKDSTSAYNTGGESCRSTPMVSEHRLPVSQIDESTSPLPSRHRDRPTWSERGRASLNGSYSPSSYKKFQTNSPMNQKFCSLTREGTVRRMPEGVTQDSRVSGHNRNGGRSAESSPYFTRRRHSNCFTPERYQSCMHLGSSLSESSGPLDRAVEGESEAPVGGSDGEGHGNITFGSLPHPSPVKLSLALPLPLPPASPRMEWKVKIRSDGTRYVAKRPVRDRLLKARAMKIREERSGMTTDDDTVSEMKMGRYWSKEERKQHLLRAREQRRRREFMMQSRLEYMREHGLDMGKESQSESGQNPASILELSQKKSSKKRNRRILDNWITIQELLAHGSRSPDGTKVYNPLLSVTTV